A single window of Blochmannia endosymbiont of Camponotus nipponensis DNA harbors:
- the metF gene encoding methylenetetrahydrofolate reductase, which produces MSMFHATQQKVLNQYLAELQGDINVSFEFFPPRSDGMEKILWETINKLSTLNPIFVSVTYSANSGTRNYTDKITKEIKKRTGLIVAPHLTCINETPQALQMIAQEYWNNGIHNIVALRGDKIKKNHQSSMYAADLVCLLKKIGNFDISVAAYPEVHPEAKNAQSDLINLKKKIDAGASRAITQFFFDVEQYLRFRDLCVSVGINTEIIPGILPIFDFRQLQHFVTFTKVKIPDWMYVIFHGLDHDVDTQKMLGTFVAIDMIRILIKEGVRNFHFYTLNRSDLTYAICHTLGTKNKNA; this is translated from the coding sequence ATGAGTATGTTTCATGCCACTCAACAGAAAGTATTAAATCAATATTTAGCTGAGTTACAAGGAGATATTAATGTTTCATTTGAATTTTTTCCTCCACGTAGTGACGGAATGGAAAAAATATTATGGGAAACTATAAATAAGTTAAGTACATTGAATCCTATTTTTGTTTCTGTAACATATAGTGCTAATTCTGGAACGCGAAATTATACTGACAAAATCACTAAAGAAATAAAAAAACGTACTGGGTTAATAGTAGCACCTCATTTAACGTGTATTAATGAAACTCCTCAAGCATTACAAATGATTGCTCAAGAATATTGGAATAATGGTATTCATAATATTGTTGCATTGCGAGGGGATAAAATAAAAAAAAATCATCAATCATCTATGTATGCTGCAGATTTAGTATGTTTATTAAAAAAAATTGGAAATTTTGATATTTCAGTGGCTGCGTATCCAGAAGTACATCCAGAAGCAAAGAACGCACAATCAGATTTAATTAACTTAAAAAAAAAAATAGATGCTGGTGCTAGTCGAGCAATCACTCAATTTTTTTTTGATGTAGAACAATATTTAAGATTTAGAGATCTTTGCGTCTCTGTTGGAATTAATACAGAAATTATTCCTGGAATATTACCTATTTTTGATTTTCGTCAATTACAACATTTTGTTACTTTTACTAAAGTGAAGATACCAGATTGGATGTATGTAATTTTTCATGGTTTAGATCATGATGTAGACACACAGAAAATGCTTGGAACATTTGTGGCAATAGACATGATTAGAATTCTTATTAAGGAAGGAGTAAGAAATTTTCATTTCTATACTCTTAACAGATCAGATTTAACATATGCAATATGTCACACTTTAGGGACAAAAAATAAAAATGCATAA
- the murI gene encoding glutamate racemase: MTYFFKNIYKQPIILILDSGVGGLSIYTAIRKMLPYVCYIYFLDNQAFPYGEHSETFIINRVISIIKVVQSRHQLDLIIIGCNTASVVALKILQNYFICPVVGVIPAIKLASKLTRNGIIGVLATHRTVNHSYTWSLIKRFANKYKVMLLGTSELVNLAESKMYGKKMPISIFRDILNPWLEMKQLPDAIVLGCTHFSLLKKELISVLSSNSYLIDSRRSVAKHSLRLLRKNINDPINNSYSFRTNKVYCSMSTTEVIKLKSILSSHYDFFSLEVLSV; this comes from the coding sequence ATGACTTATTTTTTTAAAAATATATACAAACAACCAATAATTTTAATATTAGATTCTGGAGTAGGTGGTTTATCTATTTATACCGCGATACGAAAAATGTTGCCATATGTATGCTATATATATTTTTTGGATAATCAGGCTTTTCCATATGGTGAACATTCAGAAACATTTATTATCAATCGTGTAATCTCTATTATTAAAGTTGTGCAAAGTCGACATCAATTAGATCTTATAATTATTGGTTGTAACACTGCTAGTGTGGTTGCATTAAAAATATTACAGAATTATTTTATATGTCCTGTTGTTGGAGTCATACCTGCAATTAAATTAGCATCTAAATTAACAAGAAACGGCATTATTGGAGTATTAGCAACACACCGTACCGTAAATCATAGTTATACTTGGAGTCTTATAAAACGTTTTGCAAATAAATATAAAGTTATGTTATTGGGCACATCTGAATTAGTAAATTTGGCTGAGTCTAAAATGTACGGTAAAAAAATGCCGATATCAATATTTCGTGATATTCTTAATCCTTGGTTAGAGATGAAACAACTTCCTGATGCTATAGTGCTTGGATGTACTCATTTTTCTTTATTGAAAAAAGAATTAATTTCGGTATTATCTTCAAATAGTTATTTAATAGATTCTAGGCGTTCGGTTGCTAAGCATAGCTTACGTTTACTACGTAAGAATATTAATGATCCTATAAATAATTCTTATTCTTTTAGAACAAATAAAGTTTATTGTTCTATGAGTACTACAGAAGTTATCAAATTAAAATCTATATTATCATCCCATTATGATTTTTTTTCTTTAGAAGTACTATCGGTATAA
- the ilvG gene encoding acetolactate synthase 2 catalytic subunit yields the protein MNGAQWIIKALREKGVDIIFGYPGGAIMPIYDALFDSEVEHLLCRHEQGAIISAIGYARATGKVGVCFATSGPGATNLITGLADALLDSVPIVAITGQVGLEMIGTDAFQEIDVLGLSLACTKHSFLVHSLNMLPKIIDEAFFIASEGRPGPVLIDVPKDIQLSTEKLTLNYCANKKHICNIEGDIEKARVLILQAHQPILYVGGGVGMAGAVTALRTFISKTKIPTVVTLKGLGAPDYTEDCYLGMLGMHGNQAANLAVQKCDLLIAIGARFDDRVTGRLHTFAPQAKIIHLDIDPSEFGKLRLAHVSLLGNLNDLLSKLTQSLSIDAWRKKVISLKLKYRWVYPSSNDKIYAPTLLREISENAPYDTVVTTDVGQHQMWAAQHMQFTRPENFITSGGLGTMGFGTPAAIGAQIGRPKHMVICISGDGSFMMNVQELATIKRRNLPIKIVLLDNQRLGMVRQWQQLFFNKRYSETILTDNPDFIVLAKAFDIHGICIAHRAQMLDAINLLFTHTGPFLLHVLINAQENVWPLVPPGASNDAMLEQ from the coding sequence ATGAACGGAGCTCAGTGGATAATAAAAGCACTGAGAGAAAAAGGTGTAGATATTATTTTTGGTTATCCAGGTGGCGCTATTATGCCAATATATGATGCATTGTTTGATTCTGAAGTAGAGCATTTATTGTGTAGACATGAACAAGGAGCAATTATATCTGCCATAGGATATGCTAGGGCCACTGGAAAAGTTGGTGTATGTTTTGCGACTTCTGGTCCAGGAGCTACTAATCTTATCACTGGTTTGGCTGATGCGTTATTAGATTCTGTCCCTATAGTAGCTATTACTGGTCAGGTAGGATTAGAAATGATTGGTACGGATGCATTTCAAGAAATAGATGTATTGGGACTATCTTTAGCGTGCACTAAACATAGTTTTTTAGTGCATTCATTAAATATGTTACCTAAGATTATTGATGAAGCATTTTTTATTGCTTCTGAAGGAAGACCAGGTCCAGTGCTAATAGATGTACCTAAAGATATTCAATTATCCACTGAAAAATTGACATTGAACTATTGTGCGAACAAAAAACATATTTGTAATATTGAAGGTGATATAGAAAAAGCTCGTGTGCTAATACTTCAAGCACATCAACCTATACTTTATGTAGGGGGAGGCGTGGGCATGGCTGGAGCAGTGACCGCATTACGTACATTCATTTCTAAGACAAAAATACCTACTGTAGTAACATTAAAGGGACTCGGTGCCCCGGATTATACAGAAGATTGTTATTTAGGAATGTTAGGAATGCATGGTAATCAAGCAGCTAATTTAGCAGTACAAAAATGTGATTTATTAATTGCAATCGGTGCTCGATTTGATGATCGAGTAACTGGACGATTACATACTTTTGCTCCACAAGCAAAAATAATTCATTTGGATATTGATCCTTCAGAATTCGGTAAATTACGCTTGGCTCATGTTTCTTTGTTGGGAAATTTAAATGATTTGCTATCTAAATTGACACAATCTTTGTCTATTGATGCATGGAGGAAAAAAGTAATATCTTTAAAATTAAAGTATCGTTGGGTTTATCCATCATCTAATGACAAAATTTACGCACCAACTTTATTAAGAGAAATTAGTGAAAATGCTCCTTATGATACTGTGGTTACAACAGATGTTGGGCAACATCAAATGTGGGCTGCTCAACATATGCAATTTACTCGTCCAGAGAATTTTATTACTTCTGGAGGGCTTGGAACTATGGGATTTGGCACACCAGCAGCTATTGGAGCACAAATTGGTCGACCTAAGCATATGGTGATATGTATTTCTGGCGATGGCTCATTTATGATGAACGTACAAGAACTAGCTACTATAAAGCGCAGGAATTTACCTATTAAGATCGTTTTGTTAGATAATCAACGTTTGGGGATGGTACGTCAATGGCAACAATTATTTTTTAATAAACGTTATAGTGAAACTATATTGACAGATAACCCTGATTTTATTGTTTTGGCTAAAGCATTTGATATCCATGGAATATGTATTGCTCATAGAGCTCAAATGCTAGATGCAATTAATCTGTTATTTACGCATACAGGGCCTTTTTTACTACATGTACTGATTAATGCACAAGAAAATGTTTGGCCGTTAGTACCACCGGGTGCTTCAAATGATGCTATGTTGGAGCAGTAA
- the ilvM gene encoding acetolactate synthase 2 small subunit, giving the protein MTYYSLCIKARFCPEVLERILRVIRHRGFELHTLNMLSYDKLNNKKINIFLTVSSNKAIYLLSTQLNKLMDVYCIEIK; this is encoded by the coding sequence ATGACTTATTATTCTTTATGCATCAAAGCTAGATTTTGCCCAGAGGTACTTGAACGTATTCTCCGAGTTATTCGTCATCGCGGTTTTGAGTTACATACATTAAATATGTTGTCGTATGATAAATTAAATAACAAGAAAATAAATATTTTTTTGACTGTTTCTAGTAATAAAGCAATATATTTATTATCTACTCAATTAAATAAACTGATGGATGTGTATTGTATTGAAATTAAATAG
- a CDS encoding branched-chain amino acid transaminase → MNTANFIWLNGDVIPWKEATVHVMSHSLHYGSSIFEGMRCYNSYKGPVIFRHRAHIQRLCNSAKMYRMPISWSIDDLMHACRVVICNNNLIDAYIRPIVFIGNVGLQINPTPGYTTDVAIAAFSWSSYLGKDALKKGIDIMVSSWNRIPANTLLSSAKAGGNYLSSMLISNEAHRHGYQEGIGLDIYGYISEGAGENLFEVKNNIILTPPCASSILPGITRDAIIKLASNIGLEVQEQILSRESLYVADEIFMSGTAAEITPVRSVDGIQVGTGTCGPVTKKLQCLFFDLFTGVTVDQWDWLDPVYKNID, encoded by the coding sequence ATGAATACAGCAAATTTTATTTGGTTGAACGGAGATGTTATACCATGGAAGGAAGCTACAGTGCATGTAATGTCGCATTCTTTGCATTACGGATCGTCAATATTTGAAGGCATGAGATGTTATAATTCTTATAAAGGTCCGGTGATATTTCGTCATCGCGCACATATACAAAGATTATGTAACTCTGCAAAAATGTATCGTATGCCTATTTCCTGGAGTATTGATGATTTAATGCATGCTTGTAGAGTTGTTATTTGTAATAATAATTTAATCGATGCATATATTCGGCCTATAGTGTTTATTGGAAATGTAGGATTACAAATTAATCCAACTCCTGGATATACAACTGATGTTGCTATAGCGGCTTTTTCTTGGTCGTCTTATTTAGGAAAGGATGCTTTAAAAAAAGGAATCGACATTATGGTATCTTCTTGGAATAGGATTCCGGCAAATACCCTTTTAAGCTCAGCTAAAGCCGGAGGGAACTATTTATCATCCATGTTAATTAGTAATGAAGCCCATCGGCATGGCTATCAGGAAGGAATAGGATTAGACATATACGGTTATATTTCTGAAGGTGCTGGTGAAAATTTATTTGAGGTTAAGAATAACATTATTTTAACGCCACCATGTGCTTCTTCTATTTTACCTGGAATCACACGTGATGCTATTATTAAATTAGCATCAAACATTGGTTTAGAAGTGCAGGAGCAAATTTTATCTCGTGAATCTTTGTATGTAGCTGATGAAATATTTATGTCTGGTACTGCTGCTGAAATTACCCCAGTACGTAGTGTAGATGGAATTCAAGTGGGTACTGGTACATGTGGACCTGTTACTAAAAAATTACAGTGTTTGTTTTTTGATTTATTTACTGGGGTCACTGTAGATCAATGGGATTGGCTGGATCCAGTTTACAAAAATATTGATTAA
- the ilvD gene encoding dihydroxy-acid dehydratase, which yields MPQYRSTTTTRGRNMAGARALWRATGMTTEDFDKMIIAVVNSFTQFVPGHIHLRNVGTLVAEQINVHGGVAKEFNTIAIDDGIAMGHSGMLYSLPSRDLIADSVEYMINAHCVDAMVCISNCDKITPGMLMAALRLNIPAIFISGGPMESGTIMLSNQNVKLNLVDAIISSENPNISDVDKENIEKSACPTCGSCSGMFTANSMNCLTEALGLAQPGNGSLLATHGDRKKLFLNAGKYIVYLAKSYYEENNFSILPRNIANKFAFENAMMLDIAMGGSTNTVLHLLAAAQEGKIDFTMEDIDRLSRKVPHLCKVAPNTKRYHMEDFHRAGGVMGVLGELYRCGLLHGNTRNVLNQSLLETLSHYDIISCDNLESKNMYSAAPAGIRTVQAFTQNNRWISLDVDRCSGCIRSREYAYSQDGGLAVLYGNLAIDGCLVKTAGVHLNLQKFSGPAKVYESQEESVQAILTGNVRPGDIIVIRYEGPKGGPGMQEMLYPTSFLKSVSLELCCALITDGRFSGGTSGLSIGHISPEAANKGLIGLVHDGDIINIDINARSIILEVSEHILKIRYAAEVARGTKAWTPKNRNRNVSTSLKAYAHLVTSADKGAVRDISKLLG from the coding sequence ATGCCTCAATATCGTTCTACTACTACTACACGTGGTCGTAATATGGCTGGGGCTCGAGCATTATGGCGTGCTACAGGTATGACTACTGAAGATTTTGATAAAATGATTATTGCTGTGGTTAATTCATTTACTCAATTTGTTCCTGGTCATATACATTTACGAAATGTAGGTACATTGGTCGCTGAACAAATTAATGTTCATGGAGGAGTTGCGAAAGAATTTAATACTATTGCAATAGATGATGGTATCGCCATGGGCCATAGTGGTATGCTATATTCATTGCCATCTAGGGATCTTATTGCTGATTCCGTAGAGTATATGATTAATGCTCATTGTGTTGATGCTATGGTATGTATTTCTAATTGCGATAAAATAACACCTGGAATGTTAATGGCAGCATTACGCTTAAATATTCCAGCTATCTTTATATCCGGTGGCCCAATGGAATCTGGAACAATAATGTTATCTAATCAAAATGTTAAATTAAATCTAGTTGATGCAATTATTTCTTCCGAAAATCCTAATATATCTGATGTTGATAAAGAAAATATTGAAAAATCAGCGTGTCCTACATGTGGATCCTGTTCAGGAATGTTTACTGCAAATTCTATGAATTGTTTAACTGAAGCGTTAGGATTAGCTCAACCGGGTAATGGGTCGTTGTTGGCTACTCATGGTGATCGTAAAAAATTATTTTTAAATGCCGGTAAATATATTGTGTATTTGGCTAAATCTTATTATGAAGAGAATAATTTTTCTATTTTACCGCGTAATATAGCTAATAAATTTGCTTTTGAAAATGCAATGATGTTAGATATTGCAATGGGTGGTTCTACTAATACTGTATTGCATTTACTGGCAGCTGCTCAGGAAGGAAAGATAGATTTTACTATGGAAGATATTGATAGATTATCTCGAAAAGTACCACATTTGTGTAAGGTAGCTCCAAATACTAAAAGATATCATATGGAAGATTTTCATCGCGCTGGGGGAGTAATGGGTGTGCTTGGGGAACTATATCGTTGTGGTTTATTACATGGCAATACACGTAACGTGTTAAATCAATCTTTATTAGAAACGTTGTCACACTATGATATTATTTCATGCGATAATTTAGAATCAAAAAATATGTATTCTGCAGCTCCAGCAGGAATACGCACTGTACAGGCATTTACTCAGAACAACAGATGGATATCATTAGATGTAGATCGATGTTCTGGTTGTATTCGTTCTCGTGAATACGCATATAGTCAAGATGGGGGATTAGCGGTTTTGTACGGAAATCTTGCTATAGATGGTTGTCTTGTAAAAACAGCCGGAGTACACTTAAACCTTCAAAAATTTAGCGGACCGGCTAAAGTTTATGAGAGTCAAGAAGAATCTGTTCAAGCAATTTTAACAGGAAATGTACGTCCTGGAGACATCATTGTCATTCGATATGAAGGCCCAAAAGGTGGACCAGGTATGCAAGAAATGCTGTATCCAACATCTTTTCTAAAATCTGTGAGTTTGGAGTTATGTTGTGCTTTAATTACAGATGGTAGATTTTCAGGGGGGACATCAGGGTTATCTATTGGTCATATATCTCCTGAAGCCGCTAATAAAGGATTGATAGGATTAGTACATGATGGAGATATAATTAATATTGATATTAATGCACGTAGTATTATCTTAGAAGTATCTGAACATATACTGAAAATAAGGTATGCAGCAGAAGTTGCTCGAGGCACTAAAGCATGGACCCCAAAAAATAGAAATAGAAACGTATCCACTTCTTTGAAAGCATATGCGCATTTGGTAACAAGTGCAGATAAGGGAGCAGTTCGTGATATATCTAAATTATTAGGGTAA
- the ilvA gene encoding threonine ammonia-lyase, biosynthetic, translating to MKKLRSFYHKPCPAEYLCIALRSHVYEVVQITPLQIMNKLSQRLENTILVKREDRQPVHSFKLRGAYAMISSLNETQKSSGVVTASAGNHAQGVAFSATHLGIASLIVMPTNTADIKIDAVRSFGGKPLLCGSNFDEAKVKAMYLADKHRLTFIPPFDHPTVIAGQGTLAMELLQQDAHLDRIFVPVGGGGLAAGVSVLIKHLMPQIKVIGVESSESASLCAALSAGMPVWLHKVGLFAEGVAVRCVGDETFRLCQEYLDDVITVDNDAICSAIKDLFEDVRAIAEPSGALALAGMKKYIQKYAIRGERLAHVLSGANINFHELRYISERCELGEQREALMAITIPEKKGSFLEFYKILGNRSVTEFNYRYNGSKNVCIFIGIRLKHGRSERKMIVREILDHGFHVVDLSDDEMAKLHVRYMVGARLFQPLQERIFSFEFPEAPGALLKFLHTLGANWNISLFHYRNHGTDYGRVLAGFELYNQKKSEFEQYLSKLGYEWHDVTTNPVFEVFLN from the coding sequence ATGAAAAAATTGCGTTCTTTTTATCATAAGCCATGTCCTGCAGAATATTTGTGTATTGCCTTGCGTTCTCATGTATATGAAGTAGTGCAAATAACTCCATTGCAAATTATGAATAAACTATCCCAACGTCTTGAAAATACAATATTAGTCAAACGTGAAGATAGACAGCCAGTACATAGTTTTAAACTACGTGGGGCGTATGCTATGATTTCAAGTCTTAATGAAACACAAAAATCTTCTGGGGTTGTTACGGCTTCAGCAGGTAATCACGCTCAAGGTGTAGCTTTTTCTGCCACTCATCTAGGAATCGCATCTTTGATTGTAATGCCTACAAATACTGCTGATATAAAAATAGACGCAGTACGTAGTTTTGGAGGAAAACCACTGTTATGTGGATCTAATTTTGATGAAGCTAAGGTTAAAGCTATGTATTTAGCTGATAAACATAGGTTAACGTTTATTCCTCCGTTTGATCATCCAACAGTGATTGCAGGCCAAGGAACATTAGCAATGGAATTATTACAACAGGATGCTCATTTAGATCGTATTTTTGTGCCAGTAGGAGGAGGTGGTTTAGCTGCAGGTGTTTCTGTGTTAATTAAACATCTTATGCCTCAAATAAAAGTTATAGGCGTTGAGTCATCAGAATCTGCTTCTTTATGTGCTGCATTGTCAGCAGGGATGCCAGTATGGTTGCATAAAGTAGGTTTATTTGCTGAAGGAGTAGCTGTACGATGCGTTGGAGACGAAACATTTCGTTTATGCCAAGAATATTTGGATGATGTGATTACAGTAGATAATGACGCTATTTGCTCCGCAATAAAAGATTTATTTGAAGATGTACGTGCTATCGCTGAACCTTCAGGTGCTTTAGCATTAGCTGGAATGAAGAAATATATTCAAAAATATGCCATCCGTGGTGAAAGATTGGCTCATGTACTTTCGGGTGCTAATATAAATTTTCATGAATTGCGTTATATTTCAGAACGTTGTGAACTAGGAGAACAACGAGAAGCGTTAATGGCAATTACCATTCCGGAAAAAAAAGGTAGTTTTTTAGAGTTCTATAAAATATTAGGTAATAGATCAGTGACAGAATTTAATTATCGGTATAATGGTTCTAAAAATGTTTGTATTTTTATTGGTATACGTTTGAAACACGGACGTTCTGAAAGAAAAATGATAGTACGAGAAATACTTGATCATGGGTTTCATGTTGTAGATTTATCTGATGATGAAATGGCAAAATTACATGTTAGATACATGGTGGGAGCACGTTTATTCCAGCCTTTACAAGAGCGGATTTTTAGTTTTGAGTTTCCAGAGGCTCCGGGAGCGTTACTAAAATTTCTTCATACTTTAGGTGCTAATTGGAATATTTCTTTATTCCATTATCGCAATCATGGTACTGATTATGGACGTGTTTTAGCTGGATTTGAATTATATAACCAAAAAAAATCGGAATTTGAACAGTATCTATCTAAATTAGGATATGAATGGCATGATGTTACAACTAATCCGGTATTTGAAGTATTTTTAAATTAA
- the ilvC gene encoding ketol-acid reductoisomerase: MANYFNTLTFIQKLKHLGKCRFMAHNEFSNGIQALLSKKVAIIGCGSQGLNQGLNMRDSGVDVSYVLRRESIINQKESWIRAIRNEFPVGTYDEIIPKSDVVINLTPDKYHTSVVQQIEPLMKHGSILGYSHGFHIVEVGEKIRKDITVIMVAPKCPGTEVRQEYQRGFGVPALIAVHKENNTYNIGMSVAKSWAFALGSHRAGVLESSFVAEVKSDLMGEQTILCGMLQAGSIICFDYMISNGIDSGYAGKFIQYGWEVITESLKQGGITLMMDRLSNAAKIRAFVLSEQLKNILKPVFEKHMEDILNGTFSEEMILDWKNNDAKLLAWRKETGQLLLERVPNCQQEIMEQTYFDNGTLMVAIIKAGVELSFDTMIKAGIAPESAYYESLHELPLITNTIARKKLYEMNMVISDTAEYGNYLFCNTVVSLLKNTIVSNLKEGDLGISFKNIKIDNITLRNTNDMIRNHAIEKVGIKLRNYMQNMKSLSFSNYQHIQKEL, translated from the coding sequence ATGGCTAATTATTTTAATACATTGACTTTTATACAAAAATTAAAGCATTTAGGAAAATGTCGGTTTATGGCTCATAATGAATTTTCCAATGGAATTCAGGCATTATTATCTAAAAAAGTGGCAATAATAGGCTGTGGATCTCAAGGTTTAAATCAAGGTTTAAATATGAGGGATTCAGGCGTAGATGTTTCATATGTTTTGCGCCGTGAATCTATTATTAACCAAAAGGAGTCTTGGATAAGAGCAATACGAAATGAGTTTCCTGTCGGAACGTACGATGAAATTATTCCAAAGTCAGATGTTGTGATTAATTTAACTCCAGATAAATATCATACGTCAGTAGTACAGCAAATAGAACCTTTGATGAAACATGGATCTATATTAGGTTATTCACATGGATTTCATATTGTAGAGGTTGGAGAAAAAATTCGCAAAGATATTACTGTTATAATGGTCGCTCCAAAATGTCCTGGTACAGAGGTACGTCAGGAATACCAGAGAGGATTTGGAGTACCTGCTTTGATTGCCGTACACAAAGAAAATAATACCTATAATATAGGTATGTCCGTAGCAAAATCGTGGGCATTTGCTCTTGGTAGTCATCGTGCTGGAGTATTAGAATCTTCATTTGTAGCAGAGGTGAAATCAGATCTTATGGGGGAGCAAACTATTTTATGTGGAATGTTACAAGCCGGATCAATTATTTGTTTTGATTACATGATTAGTAATGGCATTGATTCTGGATATGCAGGGAAGTTTATTCAGTATGGTTGGGAAGTTATAACTGAATCATTAAAGCAAGGAGGTATTACATTAATGATGGATCGATTATCAAATGCTGCTAAAATACGTGCTTTTGTATTATCTGAGCAATTAAAAAATATATTGAAGCCAGTTTTTGAAAAACACATGGAAGATATACTGAATGGAACATTTTCTGAGGAAATGATTTTGGATTGGAAAAACAATGATGCTAAATTGCTTGCTTGGCGCAAGGAAACAGGTCAACTTTTATTAGAAAGAGTACCAAATTGTCAACAGGAGATTATGGAGCAAACATATTTTGATAATGGGACATTAATGGTTGCTATAATAAAAGCAGGTGTGGAGCTATCTTTTGATACAATGATAAAAGCTGGAATAGCGCCAGAATCAGCATATTACGAATCATTACATGAATTGCCTTTGATTACAAATACTATAGCTCGTAAAAAATTATACGAAATGAATATGGTTATTTCTGATACCGCAGAATATGGTAATTATTTGTTTTGTAACACAGTAGTGTCTTTGTTAAAAAACACTATAGTATCTAATTTAAAGGAAGGGGATTTAGGTATATCATTTAAAAATATTAAGATAGACAATATTACTTTGCGTAACACCAATGATATGATTAGAAATCATGCAATAGAAAAAGTTGGAATTAAATTGAGAAATTATATGCAAAATATGAAAAGTTTATCGTTTTCTAATTATCAACATATACAAAAAGAATTATGA
- the trxA gene encoding thioredoxin, which produces MSRIIVQLTDSNFKEIVLNSVNQESKLFLVDFWAEWCNPCKVMIPILEDIAVEFDDILKVAKLNIDENPVTTKNYGIRSIPTLLLIRHGTVLSTKVGLLSKQKLQEFLKMYR; this is translated from the coding sequence ATGAGTAGAATTATTGTACAGCTGACAGATTCTAATTTTAAAGAAATAGTGCTCAATTCTGTCAATCAAGAAAGTAAGTTATTTTTAGTTGATTTTTGGGCCGAATGGTGTAATCCTTGTAAGGTGATGATACCTATTTTAGAAGATATAGCGGTTGAATTTGATGATATATTAAAAGTAGCAAAATTAAATATAGATGAAAATCCAGTAACTACTAAAAATTATGGAATTCGGAGTATTCCAACTTTGTTGTTAATTCGTCATGGAACGGTGTTGTCTACTAAAGTAGGATTATTATCCAAACAAAAATTACAGGAATTTTTAAAGATGTATAGATAA